CTGTTGTGAACCCCTATCAAATAAAGAGTACGCCGCTTTCCCTTATAAGAACCGACCCGCGAGTGCTTTGTCCCTTTTATAATAATGAGATGATCCGGTGATAGCTACTTATTGCCAGGAAAAGCCCAGATCAGATTATTAATGGGGGccaccaagaaaaaaaaaccgcGAAATGAAGTGCGGGtcaaaagaggaaaaaggaaTATGGATACCCTGTACGCACTGACGTAACTGCACGTACTACAGGAGAAACCTATTCAACAAAAGCAAGCAAGATACTATAGCTGTAATCACATCACATTTGCACTTACCCCTATCGATCACACTTCTCACTGTAACCCTAGTTGTAGTTCTGTCAATAATCGGTCGATCTTGCACATGTATTACAAGACCCGAAAAGGGTACAAGGTTGCCCTTCTACAATGCATTTCACATGCTAATAAAGCCCCCGTTTACTTAATTATATCTCCTGCACACTGACAGTGTTTCGtcctctttttctatttgcTTCCATAGAAAACCGGATCgcactttcttttcttccgtTTTAGATCTACACCGAGATCTTTTGCGTTCTATTTTACCCCTAGAAATTGGATCCGGCCTAGAATCTTTTACTGCCACCAGAAAGTTTCAGCCTCTCTCTCTTTTAATTTGCTGAAAAAGGGCCTCCTGATACAATCCGCGATTAACAGAAAAACGGCAAAAAATTGTGGTCTGTATGTTCTTCCCCCCTGGAGATGATCATGTGACTATCATAAATAACGAATCCTGACAGTGCCTCCGATGAGAAACAGGAAGGCAATGCAGGTGTAGAAACTTGTACAGAACACAACTTGACATATCTTTTTGTTGAAAGTACTGCACAAAATAAGGTAAGGTTGTTGTAAAATTATAGATACATAAAAATAGACacttgaagaaagaatacATATTAAAAGTTAATGTCACcatattataaaaataaagttttaAGTTAGTGTCTTAGCCCTTTTTTaaagcttctttttcagcttATGCAATAGCCCCTTCTTGTGTTTTGGTTTTCCCTTTGTCGctgatgaagaggaagaagattcCGTTGCCTTAGAATTGTTCGTGGCATTCTTCACTCCGGCATCACGATGGTGGTGGTGATGATGGTGGGGCTGAGTAGCATCGGTagtaatatttttattcgaTGGTCTTGTAGATTCTTTAGTTTCCTTCGTGGAAATCGATCTTGATGGGCCATTTTTAGTGCTTACTTCAGTCCTCTTTGTAAGCTCGGTAGCCATTGAAGCTTTCGATTGAACATCATTGGCAACTGCGCCGACGACAGGCTTAATGTTCACATCTTTAATTACTGGATTCTTGGTCGTAGCATCATCTTTGGCCTTAGTGTTGTCATTATCTTCACCACCTGTGACAGCAATTTTGGGTATttgatcaatttttctACTAAATGCATCGGACGCGTCACCATTTGGCAAAAGCTTACTTTCCGTGCCCAAGGTGTTGGTATTAGTGGCGTTGGAAGATTCTGCACTGGATTTCGCATCCCTGATGGATTTACCGTCCTCATCAAATCTTAAGTAGTAATTTTTAGATGTTGGAATTGTTTCCGGTAAAGTGGCGCCTGCAACACCATATGAGCCAACGGTGGACACCTTCACCAAAgggtttcttttttcattactcTCTGCGGCCAATGGCTTTTCACCAGCAGATTCGGCTGTATTGTTATCGACAGAGTTGACTACGTCAGCTCTGCCaccagaagaagaagaggataaTGAAGCTGAGGCtgaggatgaagaggatTGATCATTCTTGGATTGCGCGGCACCTTGTGGTTCATAGCcattagaagaaaaggcaGGCTGTTTCTCATTGGCTTCATGGGGCAAATTCTCATTGGCAgacctttttctttgaaccAATTCTTTCTCGTTATTTGAATTGAAATCAGAAGAAGGAATGTTTTCAAAGACTTCTTGTTTTGATGGGTTTTGCATGTTTACTACATGCATTGGCACAATGCCATTTGGAACATCATCATGAGAAGACTTCAAAATACtagagaaaaggaagaaaacagCAACACTGACATGCTCAATAAAAACAGCATATAGTACAATATTTATCCACGAGTGATTTATTGGATTTGCGAGGTACCAAAGTTTATTCATGTGGAGAGATGTATAGGCACCGACACCTGGTAAATTGCAGTTTTGGTACATATAGGTCAAAGTGGCAGTAGTAACACAACCTAAGATGGAGAAAATAACTAAGACAGAGTTCCATAAACCAACCGTCAGTTTTTCTGTATTGGACACGGAGGATGGCTTCTCGTAGattggaaatgaaaaatactCAGGTTTGCTGTAAAGAACAGCTTTTCTTAGGTCGACCTGATAAACCACTAAGTTGACGATCAAACAGATGAATGGAGCTAGTGGCCAAATCGTTGAAAACATAACAAGGTACCCAAATTGTAGAAGGAGCTT
The nucleotide sequence above comes from Saccharomyces paradoxus chromosome II, complete sequence. Encoded proteins:
- the IST2 gene encoding Ist2p (Cortical ER protein involved in ER-plasma membrane tethering~similar to YBR086C), whose product is MSQTITSLDPNCVIVFNKTSGANEKSLHVEFKRLNIHSVIEPGHDLKTSYAFIRIHQDNAKPLFSFLQNLDFIESIIPYHDTELSDDLHKLISISKSKILETPKQYELYNLSNLTNNPKQSLYFAFLQNYIKWLIPFSFFGLSIRFLSNFTYEFNSTYSLFAILWTLSFAAFWLYKYEPFWSDRLSKFSSFSTIEFLQDKEKTQRNAGSVITLKKCCFIPVALLFGLVLLSFQLYCFALEIFIKQIYNGPMISILSFLPTVLICTFTPVLTVIYNKYFVDPMTKWENHNSVVSAKKSKEAKNFVIIFLSSYVPLLITLFLYLPMGHLLTAEIRAKLFNAFSILARLPTHDSDFVIDTKRYEGQFFYFIVINQLIQFSMENFVPSLISIAQQRINGPNPSFVKAENEIGKAQLSPSDKKIWSKVKSYETDPWGATFDMDANIKKLLLQFGYLVMFSTIWPLAPFICLIVNLVVYQVDLRKAVLYSKPEYFSFPIYEKPSSVSNTEKLTVGLWNSVLVIFSILGCVTTATLTYMYQNCNLPGVGAYTSLHMNKLWYLANPINHSWINIVLYAVFIEHVSVAVFFLFSSILKSSHDDVPNGIVPMHVVNMQNPSKQEVFENIPSSDFNSNNEKELVQRKRSANENLPHEANEKQPAFSSNGYEPQGAAQSKNDQSSSSSASASLSSSSSGGRADVVNSVDNNTAESAGEKPLAAESNEKRNPLVKVSTVGSYGVAGATLPETIPTSKNYYLRFDEDGKSIRDAKSSAESSNATNTNTLGTESKLLPNGDASDAFSRKIDQIPKIAVTGGEDNDNTKAKDDATTKNPVIKDVNIKPVVGAVANDVQSKASMATELTKRTEVSTKNGPSRSISTKETKESTRPSNKNITTDATQPHHHHHHHRDAGVKNATNNSKATESSSSSSATKGKPKHKKGLLHKLKKKL